The sequence GGCACGCGCAAAATTCGGATCTGATAAGATAATGATCGGTATTGATGCCCCACACCGGTCCATCAGCGCAGCACGGTTGTTGGAAAGCAGAAACGCGTCCAGAGACGCGTCTGAAGCACTGACGATCTGATATCACAGTCGAGGATCTTTGTCGACTCGACACACGCGTCAAACTTCGTCCAGTTTTCCTCCCAACCCCGCCGTAGCATGCGTCACGCTGTGGAAGGTTGGAAGCAGCAAAGACTCTCGGATCTGCCTCCAGGCTATTCCATGGTCACCGAGGAGTGCCGGGCAGGCGCCTTTACGAATGAGGTCCCATGTTGTATACTTGGTCGAAGCCAGTCGGATGTGCGGCGCGTCCCTGGAGCTGAAGGTGCGGCGGTCGGCCACCCCACAAAATGATTGGGCCCGGCAACATAGGCCAGGGTCCATTCTTCTTTGATCGCTGCTAAGCATCTTCAAGGCAGGCAACGTCCCTCCTGGTACCTGAAAATCATTACCACGAAGTCCAACTTCTTCATCAGCGAAGAGAGCTGTCTTTGCGACGACATCGATCATCGAGTACTGACTCATACCCCTCGCTACCATGCCAAGAACTCCGTATTCGCTGCGGCTGAGCCGAGAGCGCGTGCAGCCTCGTTGAGCAATGCTCTCCCTATCCACTGAAGGTATCTGCAACTTGTCCGTTGAGTGAGCTTACACGTCTACCCGAGCATCATGTCGCAATATCATAACATGCCTCCCCTAGGAGTGTACATCCCTCCGAACCAAAGCCAGAGTACCCCACCGCAAGGCTATACTGCACACCATCAGCAGCAGGGTTACCAGCAATCACAAGCTTCCACAACATACACATCGTCAGGTTCAGGTCATGGACAGCCTGGCCAGTCACACAAAGCTGGCGGGGGAACGTTTGGCCAGATGATGAACCAAGCAGTCACAACCGGCAAGCCGATGCTGAACAAATTAAGCAAGACCATCAGCTCAAAGCTAGGGAGCAAGCAATCTACACCTGCGACTCCGCAACACCTCCAAAGTTACCAAAACTACCAACAGCAGTACGCTCAACAAGCTCAGACTTACGGCCAGCAGCAGAGCCACGTTCTGAACCCCCAGATTCAGCATGCCCAGCAACAACCGCAAGCACCGAGCGCTTATCCTACCCAACAGCCCCCTTACCAGCAGCCGAACCACGACTCGGGAAACAGCGATTACCTTACCCATCAAGCGTCGTCAACAACGCATGCGCCGTACAATCAAGCTGCTTTACCATCACAGCAGTCTTCGCATGTAGGCTACAACGGCAGTCCAATTGGGCAAGGAGGAAACGGAATCGCAGTAGGAGAGCAACATGTGCAGGTACAACAAGATCAATACCACCAAGGGCAAACGAGCCAGACCCTGGCTCAAGGACAACACCAACAGCAGCCTTTGCAGGCTCAATACACTGGCCAGCAGACGGGTGTCGTTGGAGGCTCTTTGCTTCATGGGTCGACTCCGCAATCACCAGAGCCTCCACACGCATCGCCACAGTCACCAGCGCCGCAGCAATCCCAGTGGCACAACCCTCACACGAGCTCGGGGCAATCTTTCTCTTCCACATATCAGCAGCCTCTAGTTTCCAACACTCACTCACAGTCGTACTTTTCAACTGCAAATGCGCAGGGCCAGGCCAACAGTCAACAGTGGACTCCACTGTCTCCGACAGGCTCTGAAGGTCAATACCAAGGCTGCTCACCATCTGCTTCAATCAACCCCGCGCCTCCACTACCGGTTCAAAGTAAACCGCCAGGGGTATCGAACGTCTCGCCGCAACAGTCTCAAAGCTCTACTCCTGCCCCACAATCAACTGCTGCATACTCACGACCGCCAACAGAGTTCATCGCAGAGTTACCGGCTGATATGGGCAGCTTGAGCATTGAAGAGGCAAAGCCTTTTAAACACGCTCCATCACCGTCTTCCGAACAGGCGTCGCCGTACCAAGCTTATCAGACATCGTCTGCACAGACTGGACCGTCTTCTCCTAGTTTCACTATCGCCCGCCGAGCTGTTTCCGTGAGCCACGTGCCGTATGCCGACCCATGGCGATTTGCCGATCCTCTCACTGAAATTCCCACGCGTGAGTTCTACGTTCTCGCAGACTTGCTGTTCGATGCACTAGACAGGAAGTTCGAGCCACAAAACACCGGACTGCTGGAAGCAAGCAAGATACTGAAAAGCTGGATTGATTTGACTGAAGACGCAATCCGTAAGCCTCATTGAGTCTGAAAATAAGTGTGGTCATgcttacttccttacagaACTCTTTTCGTATAAGTCTTACAGTGCGTTTGGTAAGATGTGGAGTCTGCAAGGCATACCACATCTCATGGTACCTTGTCAACCATCGTTGTCGCCAATTTGGAACTTCAGCCAGCACCCACATGCTCAAGAGCTCAAGCTCTCTTCGGAGTACACAAGGGTAGCGTTTTACGCAACATATATGCCCGCGCTCAACCGCGCTGGATGGTACAAGTTTTTCTTCCTCGAGATGATGCACGGTCCCGACAACATCAACAAGCTGATGCCTGCGCTCTGTCTTGAGACTTATAAGCCCGGAGTCTTGCACCATCCAGATCTGACTAAACGTGATAAAGCAGAGGCGCCTGCGCTTCAGGCAAGAGCTGCCGAGATACAGTCTGCTGCCATCAATCAGGTATGCAATGAGATCAAGGCGGCAATGCTCGTTGAACCAGATGTTTGAGCGGTGCATGGAGGCGCCGAGACATGGCTGGGATTGGTACCACCACGGATTTCTATTTGAAGTGGCTGTGGTGTTCTTAGGGCTCTTGGTCCGCACATTCCACATACCACGTGCACCTTCGACAATTGATCTGTATCGACCAGTTTCACTATTATCTGCCTCTTATTGCATGCATATACAGTGCTGGACAGACGCCGCTTACCGAGCCTTAGCGGCAGGTACAAGTGGCGGGGCCTAGCTTCCCGACGCATGTCCGTCCCGTCTTTCGAAACACAAAACCACCATCTACAATAAGGTTTAACAAAGACAACGTGTTGAGCGCTTGCACCTTGCTTAGCCGTGGGCCTGTCGACACGAGATGCCAACGCCCCGGTAGTCCACCCCGGGCGCAACGATATCGAATTGCAATCTCCGTCGCCAGGGCAGGGATCTGATGGCATTCGGTTGGCTGCGCACCTGCCCAAATGCAGGCCTCGATCGGCAGGCACGACAGGTTTT is a genomic window of Ascochyta rabiei chromosome 8, complete sequence containing:
- a CDS encoding D-xylulose reductase yields the protein MSQYHNMPPLGVYIPPNQSQSTPPQGYTAHHQQQGYQQSQASTTYTSSGSGHGQPGQSHKAGGGTFGQMMNQAVTTGKPMLNKLSKTISSKLGSKQSTPATPQHLQSYQNYQQQYAQQAQTYGQQQSHVLNPQIQHAQQQPQAPSAYPTQQPPYQQPNHDSGNSDYLTHQASSTTHAPYNQAALPSQQSSHVGYNGSPIGQGGNGIAVGEQHVQVQQDQYHQGQTSQTLAQGQHQQQPLQAQYTGQQTGVVGGSLLHGSTPQSPEPPHASPQSPAPQQSQWHNPHTSSGQSFSSTYQQPLVSNTHSQSYFSTANAQGQANSQQWTPLSPTGSEGQYQGCSPSASINPAPPLPVQSKPPGVSNVSPQQSQSSTPAPQSTAAYSRPPTEFIAELPADMGSLSIEEAKPFKHAPSPSSEQASPYQAYQTSSAQTGPSSPSFTIARRAVSVSHVPYADPWRFADPLTEIPTREFYVLADLLFDALDRKFEPQNTGLLEASKILKSWIDLTEDAIQLFSYKSYSAFGKMWSLQGIPHLMVPCQPSLSPIWNFSQHPHAQELKLSSEYTRVAFYATYMPALNRAGWYKFFFLEMMHGPDNINKLMPALCLETYKPGVLHHPDLTKRDKAEAPALQARAAEIQSAAINQVCNEIKAAMLVEPDV